The Candidatus Hydrogenedens sp. genome includes a region encoding these proteins:
- a CDS encoding alcohol dehydrogenase catalytic domain-containing protein, with the protein MLALVFEDIGKLVLKEVPKPQVVPGSVLVKVKSCAICGSDLRIINNGNSRVKPPTILGHEASGEVVEVGEGVMRFKVGDRVAIGSDVPCGACVYCEAGIGNICPINYAMGYQFPGSFAEYVLLNPLVVEHGPVHHIPNNVSYEESALAEPLACCLNALELCGVNLGETIVIIGAGPIGCMLMEVARKMGAGKVIAVNRTRKRESVVQQVADIVIYTSEENLISRISEETGGLGADVVLTACSSPEAQVDALNIVRNRGRVNFFGGLPPETPPTPIDTNIIHYKEILLTGAHGSVPRHHRQALELISQGIVKVKRYISSVYPLSESLEAFQKAGEKKEMRIIIQP; encoded by the coding sequence ATGTTAGCGTTGGTATTTGAAGATATTGGGAAATTGGTATTAAAGGAAGTCCCAAAACCACAAGTAGTTCCAGGGTCTGTATTGGTGAAAGTAAAATCTTGTGCAATTTGTGGTTCTGATTTGAGAATAATCAATAATGGAAATAGCCGAGTTAAGCCACCGACAATACTGGGTCATGAAGCCTCCGGTGAGGTTGTAGAAGTAGGAGAGGGTGTAATGCGTTTTAAAGTCGGAGACCGAGTAGCCATAGGTTCGGATGTCCCTTGTGGAGCCTGTGTTTATTGTGAGGCGGGAATAGGTAATATATGTCCGATAAATTATGCTATGGGTTACCAGTTTCCGGGGAGCTTTGCTGAATATGTATTATTAAATCCTCTGGTTGTAGAACATGGTCCTGTTCATCATATTCCGAACAATGTCTCTTATGAAGAATCGGCATTAGCGGAACCATTGGCATGTTGTTTAAACGCTCTGGAATTGTGTGGAGTTAATTTAGGAGAAACTATCGTTATTATTGGTGCAGGACCTATAGGATGTATGTTGATGGAAGTGGCTCGTAAAATGGGTGCAGGAAAAGTTATCGCAGTAAATCGCACAAGAAAAAGGGAGAGTGTGGTTCAGCAAGTTGCCGATATAGTGATATATACATCTGAAGAAAATCTTATCTCCCGAATTTCTGAAGAGACAGGAGGATTAGGTGCAGATGTTGTTCTAACTGCCTGTTCATCTCCAGAAGCACAAGTAGATGCTTTGAATATTGTTAGAAATCGTGGTCGTGTAAATTTCTTTGGAGGTCTGCCTCCGGAAACCCCACCCACTCCCATTGATACAAACATAATCCACTATAAAGAAATTTTGCTTACCGGAGCCCATGGGTCTGTTCCGAGACATCATCGGCAGGCTCTTGAACTTATATCTCAGGGTATTGTAAAAGTAAAAAGGTACATTTCCTCAGTTTACCCGCTTTCGGAGTCTTTAGAAGCGTTTCAGAAGGCAGGAGAAAAAAAGGAAATGCGTATTATTATTCAACCATAA
- a CDS encoding galactitol-1-phosphate 5-dehydrogenase, whose translation MKALRLYAPGDLRLEEVPIPLPKPDEVLVRVLACGICGSDIPRVFEHGTYKYPLVPGHEFSGIVEKVGSETGKDWVGRHVVVYPLIPCRQCSSCYSGLYTQCLNYDYLGSRRDGGFAEYVTVPGSNIIPVPDGISGEISAITEPCAVALHAVRKAQVCVGDTVLITGAGTIGILIALWARASGAEVFMTDIVVEKLKFARSLGFQHLLDAKQTTVSEWIKQKCKHGVDIVFETTGHPAGLETSIESCGISGKIILVGNPSFEEMKVPAKQYGMILRKEIQITGIWNSLVNEYPKNEWQVVLQEFKKENSLYSKIITHKVPIEGLKELFIAIHNKKVFPVKAMFINKEI comes from the coding sequence ATGAAAGCGTTAAGACTATATGCACCGGGGGATTTAAGGTTGGAAGAAGTTCCTATTCCTCTACCGAAGCCTGATGAAGTGCTGGTTCGCGTATTGGCGTGTGGGATTTGTGGTTCTGATATACCCCGAGTATTTGAACATGGCACTTATAAATATCCTTTGGTTCCGGGACATGAGTTTTCGGGGATTGTGGAGAAAGTAGGTTCTGAAACGGGAAAAGACTGGGTAGGACGACATGTGGTTGTATATCCATTAATTCCTTGCAGGCAATGCTCATCGTGTTATTCAGGTTTATATACGCAATGTCTGAATTATGATTACTTAGGGTCACGGAGAGATGGAGGATTTGCTGAATATGTAACTGTTCCAGGAAGTAATATAATTCCTGTTCCAGACGGAATTTCGGGAGAGATTTCAGCAATAACAGAACCTTGTGCTGTGGCTTTACATGCCGTAAGAAAGGCTCAAGTTTGTGTCGGGGATACTGTATTGATAACAGGTGCAGGAACAATCGGGATACTGATTGCTTTATGGGCAAGGGCTTCTGGGGCGGAAGTATTCATGACAGATATTGTTGTGGAAAAATTAAAATTTGCTCGTTCTTTAGGTTTTCAACATCTTTTAGATGCGAAACAAACAACCGTGTCTGAATGGATAAAACAAAAATGTAAACACGGGGTGGATATAGTTTTTGAAACGACAGGACATCCTGCTGGATTAGAAACATCTATAGAAAGTTGCGGTATTTCGGGAAAAATCATTTTAGTTGGAAATCCATCTTTTGAGGAAATGAAAGTTCCTGCAAAACAATATGGAATGATTTTGCGTAAAGAAATACAAATTACGGGGATATGGAATTCTCTGGTAAATGAGTATCCTAAAAACGAGTGGCAGGTAGTATTGCAAGAATTTAAAAAGGAAAATTCCCTTTATTCAAAAATTATTACTCATAAAGTCCCTATTGAAGGGCTTAAAGAATTGTTTATAGCAATACATAACAAAAAAGTTTTTCCCGTGAAGGCAATGTTCATAAATAAGGAGATATAA
- a CDS encoding MFS transporter produces MSQQATFDQKRWTEGLTGYHYLVLAVAIMGWMFDTMDQWLFVFAKQPAMRSLLPGVPDSDLNWYIGMATMCMMLGWATGGLFFGMVGDRLGRTKTMAITILMYAGFTGLSGLSQNWVQFITLRFLTGLGIGGEFAAGAALVAETFPDHSRPTALALLQSMSAIGNIMSGVINLTLTSMVSSVDTVWRYIFLVGILPGILVFVILWYIREPQSWHNAKEKARKGEENLGSIRELFGDPRWRRNTIIGIILATVGVVGFWGISVWSAELLRKILNPDNLSELKKATEVKVSLAVMAQNFGCFLGALCYGYVAKRSGRKIAFALALLGCLIVIPITFIITNSFGMAVILFFSMGFMLLAVFSGYAVYFPELYPTRLRSTGVGFCYNVARYISAFAPYTFGTLAQRFGIRQAGVMISVVFLIGLGVLPFAPETKGKPLPE; encoded by the coding sequence ATGAGTCAACAGGCAACATTTGATCAAAAACGATGGACAGAAGGTTTAACTGGTTACCATTATCTGGTTTTGGCGGTGGCAATTATGGGCTGGATGTTTGATACGATGGACCAATGGTTATTTGTATTTGCAAAACAACCGGCTATGAGGTCTTTGTTGCCGGGAGTCCCAGATAGTGATTTAAATTGGTATATTGGAATGGCGACTATGTGTATGATGTTGGGTTGGGCAACAGGAGGTTTATTTTTTGGAATGGTGGGAGACCGTTTAGGACGTACAAAAACAATGGCAATAACTATATTAATGTATGCAGGCTTTACTGGATTAAGTGGTCTGTCTCAAAATTGGGTTCAGTTCATTACCTTGCGTTTTCTAACAGGTTTAGGAATAGGAGGTGAATTTGCTGCGGGAGCTGCTTTAGTTGCAGAAACTTTTCCCGACCATTCCCGACCTACGGCACTTGCCTTATTACAATCTATGTCCGCAATCGGAAATATTATGTCGGGGGTTATTAACCTTACCCTGACAAGTATGGTGTCCTCTGTTGATACCGTTTGGAGATATATATTCCTGGTAGGGATTTTACCGGGTATTTTGGTATTCGTTATTTTATGGTATATCCGTGAACCTCAATCCTGGCATAATGCAAAGGAAAAGGCACGAAAAGGAGAAGAAAATTTAGGGTCTATTCGTGAGTTATTTGGAGACCCTCGTTGGAGAAGAAATACAATTATAGGTATTATTTTAGCAACTGTAGGAGTTGTGGGTTTCTGGGGAATTAGTGTCTGGTCAGCAGAACTGTTACGAAAGATCTTGAATCCAGACAATCTATCTGAATTGAAAAAAGCCACAGAAGTAAAAGTTAGTTTGGCAGTTATGGCTCAAAATTTTGGATGTTTCTTAGGGGCTTTATGTTATGGATATGTGGCAAAACGATCCGGGCGTAAAATTGCTTTTGCATTAGCGTTATTAGGTTGTTTGATTGTAATACCTATTACATTTATTATCACAAATTCTTTTGGTATGGCGGTTATATTATTTTTCTCAATGGGATTTATGCTTCTCGCCGTCTTTTCTGGGTATGCCGTTTACTTCCCAGAATTATATCCAACCCGTTTAAGGTCTACTGGAGTAGGTTTCTGCTACAATGTGGCACGATACATCTCCGCCTTTGCACCGTATACATTCGGGACATTGGCACAGCGATTTGGTATCCGTCAAGCAGGTGTTATGATTTCCGTAGTGTTCCTTATTGGTTTGGGTGTATTACCCTTTGCCCCAGAAACAAAAGGAAAACCCTTACCAGAATAG
- the cysE gene encoding serine O-acetyltransferase, translating into MKKKADPIWARIREEAQEGIQKEPLLASFLSSTILSHKTLEDVLSFHLAGKLESITLPAVSLRELFDEAFANEAGIGEAIRADLVAVHDRDPACRLFCQPLLYFKGFQALQSYRIAHYYWNRERFHLALFLQSRMSEVFGIDIHPAARIGKGILIDHGTGVVIGETAVIGNNVSLLHEVTLGGTGKVRGDRHPKIGDGVLIAAGAKILGNVHVGEGAKVAACAVVLRDIPPHTTVAGVPAKPIGPTSEEAPALVMDQFFSNGEGL; encoded by the coding sequence ATGAAAAAGAAAGCAGACCCTATCTGGGCACGAATTCGAGAAGAAGCACAGGAAGGTATTCAAAAAGAGCCGTTGCTAGCAAGTTTTTTATCCTCCACTATTTTATCTCACAAAACATTGGAGGATGTATTAAGTTTCCATTTAGCGGGGAAATTGGAAAGTATTACATTACCGGCTGTCAGTTTACGAGAATTGTTTGATGAAGCCTTCGCAAATGAGGCTGGAATTGGAGAGGCTATCCGTGCTGATTTGGTTGCCGTTCATGACCGTGATCCTGCATGTAGATTGTTTTGTCAACCTCTATTGTATTTCAAAGGCTTTCAAGCATTGCAATCGTATCGGATTGCTCATTATTACTGGAATCGGGAACGGTTTCATCTGGCGTTGTTTTTACAAAGCAGAATGTCAGAGGTATTTGGAATAGATATTCATCCCGCGGCAAGAATCGGGAAAGGGATACTGATTGATCATGGCACAGGTGTCGTGATAGGGGAGACAGCCGTGATTGGGAATAATGTGTCTTTATTGCACGAAGTAACCTTAGGAGGCACCGGAAAAGTTCGTGGGGATAGGCATCCTAAGATTGGAGATGGAGTATTAATTGCTGCGGGTGCAAAGATTTTAGGAAATGTCCATGTAGGAGAAGGAGCGAAGGTTGCTGCATGTGCTGTTGTCCTTAGGGATATACCCCCTCATACCACCGTAGCAGGTGTTCCTGCAAAACCGATTGGTCCTACTTCTGAAGAAGCACCTGCTCTGGTAATGGACCAGTTCTTTTCCAATGGCGAAGGACTTTAA
- the yidD gene encoding membrane protein insertion efficiency factor YidD, with product MAKVAILIIKAYQRGISPWLGQHCRFYPSCSNYAIESFQRHGFIKGLMLTIWRILRCQPFCKGGYDPVPRVFPLSKSHHSCDNTILK from the coding sequence ATGGCTAAGGTTGCTATTTTGATTATTAAAGCATATCAAAGAGGAATCTCTCCCTGGTTAGGACAACATTGTCGGTTTTATCCAAGTTGTTCTAACTATGCTATTGAGTCATTCCAAAGACACGGGTTTATTAAAGGTCTCATGTTGACTATCTGGCGTATTTTAAGATGTCAGCCCTTTTGTAAAGGAGGCTATGACCCGGTGCCTAGGGTATTCCCCTTAAGCAAATCGCATCATTCATGTGATAATACGATTCTGAAGTAA
- the rpmH gene encoding 50S ribosomal protein L34 — MKRTYQPSNTRRLRTHGFRARMATRWGRAVLSARRRKGRKYLTVSDRVEKKY; from the coding sequence GTGAAAAGGACTTACCAACCCTCGAATACTCGCAGATTGAGAACACACGGCTTTCGTGCAAGAATGGCTACCCGCTGGGGAAGAGCCGTATTAAGTGCACGACGGAGAAAAGGTCGTAAATATTTAACGGTTTCAGACCGGGTTGAGAAAAAATATTAA
- a CDS encoding exosortase system-associated protein, TIGR04073 family, translated as MSKKVILLMVFFSLLIQPILVWAQEYNPDEDLPKPTRFEKSLTKLGRGLSNIMFGWAEIPLTFDKKLKEGKPFGYLFGVVPVLGTARAVMRTGTGVFEAVTFPVTDKEVNFQPILEPEFLF; from the coding sequence ATGAGTAAGAAAGTAATTTTGTTAATGGTTTTTTTCTCTTTGTTAATTCAACCTATACTTGTTTGGGCGCAGGAATATAATCCAGATGAGGACTTGCCCAAACCAACGCGGTTTGAAAAATCACTTACGAAATTAGGGAGAGGTTTGTCTAATATTATGTTTGGTTGGGCAGAAATACCATTAACCTTCGATAAAAAATTAAAAGAAGGGAAGCCTTTTGGATATCTATTTGGAGTTGTTCCCGTTTTAGGGACAGCCCGTGCTGTGATGAGAACAGGAACGGGAGTATTTGAAGCGGTTACTTTCCCGGTGACAGATAAAGAAGTAAACTTCCAGCCCATATTAGAACCCGAATTTTTATTTTAG
- a CDS encoding PilT/PilU family type 4a pilus ATPase gives MAEFIIGTGQTPTVRAIVKTIEEQIRLKEGIPRFILARANNMEFEAERDDFQGDYIRWILRMRVPEACLNRILSVVKENADVCNAERQQEWLIVSTKDGTPPNLLPKVFITIDKVCQCITLPEVWKVKGDRYRIDRISPELLFQAMIQYKASDVHLSPGECPLFRVDGDIKHSELMGPLSAIQILDLIRQIVPDRYREELEKTNQTSFSYHQAGLGYARVSVFYKMGAPHCTFRFLPERIPSFEELNIPKNTMLEIADINHGLVLVTGMTGSGKTTTVAAIIDWINAHKSYHILTIENPIEYVHVNKKSVISQRNMGDDVLTFNDAVTGALRHDPDVIVIGEMRDPDTIRSAINAAATGHLVISTLHSNTASEVVNRIVSFFDPSERDLVRLQLRDCIKCIICQRLVPQIGGGRIPALEIMYNDIKAINDGILSGDTDLIRVGMQQTVSHSFIFEQYIHKLYKEGRISLENARDAVTDRSTLDQLLMGTYSVPRLDSIKGKGEHEAFRV, from the coding sequence ATGGCTGAGTTTATCATTGGCACAGGACAAACGCCTACAGTTCGTGCTATTGTGAAAACAATCGAGGAACAGATACGATTAAAAGAAGGAATACCTCGTTTTATACTCGCCCGTGCAAATAATATGGAATTTGAAGCGGAGCGGGATGACTTTCAAGGGGATTATATTCGTTGGATACTTCGCATGCGTGTTCCGGAAGCATGCTTAAATAGAATTTTAAGTGTTGTAAAAGAGAATGCCGATGTATGTAATGCAGAGCGACAACAGGAATGGCTCATTGTTTCTACTAAGGACGGAACGCCTCCAAATCTCCTTCCCAAAGTTTTTATTACCATAGATAAAGTGTGTCAATGTATCACGCTACCAGAAGTATGGAAAGTTAAGGGTGATCGATACCGTATTGATAGAATTAGCCCCGAACTTTTGTTTCAAGCGATGATACAATATAAAGCAAGTGATGTGCACTTATCCCCGGGAGAATGCCCTTTATTCCGTGTTGACGGAGATATAAAACATTCCGAACTTATGGGACCTCTTTCAGCTATTCAGATATTAGACCTTATTCGACAGATTGTGCCAGACCGTTACCGTGAAGAATTGGAAAAAACCAATCAAACCAGTTTTAGTTATCATCAGGCAGGACTGGGTTATGCCCGTGTATCTGTTTTCTACAAAATGGGGGCTCCTCATTGCACTTTCCGATTTTTACCCGAACGAATACCTTCTTTTGAAGAGTTGAACATCCCTAAAAATACCATGTTAGAAATTGCAGATATTAATCATGGACTTGTTCTGGTTACAGGGATGACAGGTAGTGGAAAAACAACCACGGTCGCTGCGATTATTGATTGGATAAACGCCCATAAGTCCTACCATATCTTAACCATTGAAAATCCTATTGAATATGTCCATGTAAACAAGAAATCCGTCATATCTCAAAGGAATATGGGCGATGATGTATTAACTTTTAATGATGCCGTAACAGGAGCACTCCGACATGACCCAGATGTAATTGTTATTGGTGAGATGAGAGACCCTGATACTATCCGTTCTGCAATCAATGCGGCAGCGACAGGACATTTAGTCATCAGTACTTTGCACTCAAATACGGCTTCAGAAGTGGTCAATCGAATTGTAAGTTTCTTCGACCCATCTGAAAGAGACCTTGTTCGCTTACAATTGCGTGACTGTATTAAATGTATTATCTGCCAGCGACTTGTCCCTCAAATTGGTGGAGGGCGTATCCCTGCTCTTGAAATTATGTATAATGACATTAAGGCTATCAATGATGGCATTCTCTCTGGCGATACAGACCTCATTCGTGTGGGCATGCAACAAACCGTATCCCACTCCTTCATTTTTGAACAATATATTCATAAACTCTACAAAGAGGGACGAATCTCACTGGAAAATGCCCGCGATGCAGTAACCGACCGCAGTACATTAGACCAACTCCTTATGGGGACATATTCCGTACCTCGTCTGGATTCTATTAAAGGCAAAGGGGAACACGAAGCCTTCAGAGTTTAA
- the rnpA gene encoding ribonuclease P protein component, whose translation MPGEYCFPKEYRLHKKKEFEDVFKKGKRISGEGMVCYWFSDEQMGNKLGIVVSRKVGRSVKRNQIKRYIREFYRLNRLHFRERGALIVVARTGLSEWSHQQIDAELASLLKTGGILNG comes from the coding sequence GTGCCCGGAGAATATTGTTTTCCCAAAGAATATCGCCTTCACAAAAAGAAGGAATTTGAAGATGTATTCAAGAAGGGAAAACGTATTTCTGGGGAAGGAATGGTTTGCTATTGGTTTTCTGATGAGCAGATGGGTAACAAATTGGGGATAGTCGTATCCCGAAAGGTAGGACGGTCGGTGAAAAGGAACCAGATTAAAAGATATATTCGGGAATTTTATCGGTTGAACCGACTTCATTTTCGTGAGCGTGGTGCTCTAATTGTTGTTGCCCGCACAGGACTGTCTGAATGGAGCCATCAACAGATTGATGCAGAATTGGCAAGCTTACTTAAAACTGGGGGAATACTCAATGGCTAA
- a CDS encoding DUF4091 domain-containing protein, whose translation MWLKINPLQQGVITQLGLINPPDNISGPLGMFQEGFGVGSFYVPNRKINEQWEQSTLPDGTKEIRYTYTCEGPNIQGLKVKRTILLSPLVAGLTIKLEVKNEGTESQWIAPWVANSINPGGKWNETDRLELPTSEGILSINSSHHWVASRNWSAYTDQELLTNVCLIFHADMLHSFLAVWEPQENKQGVQSWFLPSLLKPGDTWSTVYKLSIVRGLSHVNFASEEIACQLDYKEDGKLILLLSPNRDFKNMRIQSRVLGPDGRVWRLPTKKFDFQPNILIRCTYDWTAPGPGRYDFLAQLEQDGKPYYLGKETGSPHGGIDTQFVVGNPVPSLTTDEELFPPWTDAPKTLDKGPRKLERSLLFQDSKTKIWSEPSLFKIFPEDNPQPSNQTDSTLKIFLARKERESFQIALRNNGTDICTVQAILSELKNRQTGMSIPKDVISTYEVKYHFVVIPSYYEGPTGYWPDMLVPTNTIKIPPQTTSAFWLTLYAPETLPPGDYKGILELQSNSFDPVELELNIHVFEFALPNSPTLKTDFGFSWENALKSTQLLTGEKPNASAVASAYLQNAIEHHVTLRELTQLPLPKTPDYAQELSNILPKIQRLIKEGINTFTIPPQLIKQPEQLKTLYSFLQTNNLLKQSFVPLWEYPKEEDKEKLLNTITQWKTLTPDLPLMITTRGLNPILPDNVDIWCIHSPVMDTQFNRYILEKIQAGQKVWWCVNHAPPRPYANFFLDFAGIEHRIFFWQTWMLGIKGVHYWCINYSKEKDPQKCPLDVIPTNGDGFLVYPGKDGPLNSIRWEIIRDGIEDYDYLNIFSQLIKELKDTGNNPELLQQAEKVYNFHEFCPDLVNFSRNPNLLLSKRIEIAEYIERMLKARQSDRSIKTSTPEKIIQNPTQSQKQGASQLPQKIETKVQDTSIEVKPIQQNKTIIPPKTTTQNPKSVGFKKKPDN comes from the coding sequence ATGTGGTTAAAAATTAACCCTTTGCAACAAGGGGTTATTACTCAACTTGGTTTAATAAATCCGCCCGATAATATCTCGGGTCCTTTGGGAATGTTTCAGGAAGGCTTCGGTGTAGGAAGTTTTTATGTTCCCAATCGGAAAATCAATGAACAATGGGAACAGAGTACACTACCTGACGGAACAAAAGAAATTCGCTATACCTATACTTGTGAAGGACCGAACATACAAGGATTAAAAGTAAAACGAACCATTCTATTATCACCCCTTGTAGCCGGACTTACAATCAAATTAGAAGTAAAAAACGAAGGGACGGAAAGTCAGTGGATTGCACCATGGGTAGCAAATTCAATTAACCCCGGAGGAAAATGGAACGAAACAGACCGATTAGAATTACCAACCAGCGAAGGCATCCTTTCTATTAACTCCAGTCATCATTGGGTTGCATCTCGAAACTGGTCAGCCTACACAGACCAGGAACTCTTAACCAATGTTTGTCTTATTTTCCACGCCGATATGCTTCACTCCTTTCTGGCAGTATGGGAACCGCAGGAAAATAAGCAGGGAGTACAATCGTGGTTTCTGCCATCTTTACTAAAACCCGGTGATACATGGTCTACCGTCTACAAACTCTCTATAGTTCGTGGACTGAGCCATGTTAATTTCGCTTCCGAAGAAATAGCCTGTCAATTAGATTACAAAGAAGATGGAAAACTTATTTTACTTCTCTCTCCCAACCGTGATTTCAAAAATATGCGCATCCAATCACGAGTTCTCGGACCTGATGGTAGAGTTTGGCGTTTACCCACAAAGAAATTTGATTTTCAGCCCAATATACTTATTCGTTGCACTTACGACTGGACAGCACCCGGGCCTGGAAGATATGATTTCCTTGCACAATTAGAGCAGGATGGAAAACCTTACTACCTTGGGAAAGAAACGGGTTCTCCTCACGGAGGAATTGATACTCAATTTGTTGTTGGTAATCCCGTCCCCTCATTAACCACAGATGAAGAACTTTTTCCACCTTGGACAGATGCTCCCAAAACATTAGACAAAGGTCCTCGAAAATTAGAAAGAAGTTTACTATTTCAGGATTCCAAGACAAAAATTTGGTCAGAACCCTCCCTCTTTAAAATCTTCCCGGAAGATAACCCGCAACCTTCGAATCAAACGGATTCTACACTGAAAATTTTCCTTGCAAGAAAAGAAAGGGAATCTTTTCAAATTGCTTTAAGAAATAATGGAACAGATATCTGTACCGTTCAGGCAATCCTTTCGGAACTAAAAAATCGTCAAACAGGAATGTCCATCCCTAAAGATGTTATTTCCACCTACGAAGTAAAATATCATTTTGTCGTTATCCCTTCCTACTACGAAGGTCCAACTGGCTACTGGCCTGATATGCTTGTTCCAACGAATACTATAAAAATTCCACCCCAAACTACATCTGCATTCTGGCTAACCTTATACGCCCCTGAAACCCTTCCTCCGGGGGATTACAAAGGAATCCTCGAACTACAAAGCAATTCTTTTGACCCCGTAGAATTGGAACTGAATATTCATGTGTTCGAATTTGCTCTACCGAATAGCCCCACATTAAAAACAGATTTTGGTTTTTCATGGGAAAACGCTCTCAAAAGTACCCAATTGCTTACAGGAGAAAAACCGAATGCTTCCGCTGTGGCTTCTGCATATTTACAAAATGCTATTGAACACCATGTAACACTCCGCGAACTCACACAATTACCATTACCGAAAACTCCCGACTACGCTCAAGAACTTTCAAATATATTGCCGAAAATTCAACGGCTTATCAAAGAAGGTATAAATACCTTTACAATTCCACCTCAATTAATCAAGCAACCCGAACAATTGAAAACACTTTATTCATTCTTGCAAACGAATAACTTATTAAAACAATCTTTTGTCCCGCTATGGGAATACCCCAAAGAGGAAGACAAAGAAAAATTATTAAACACAATTACTCAATGGAAAACTCTAACTCCTGACCTACCCCTGATGATAACCACACGAGGACTAAATCCCATACTCCCTGACAATGTAGATATATGGTGCATCCATAGCCCTGTAATGGATACACAATTTAACCGATATATATTAGAAAAAATTCAAGCAGGGCAAAAAGTCTGGTGGTGTGTAAATCATGCTCCCCCTCGTCCTTATGCCAATTTCTTTCTTGATTTTGCAGGAATTGAGCACAGAATTTTCTTCTGGCAGACATGGATGTTAGGTATTAAAGGTGTTCACTACTGGTGCATTAATTATTCTAAAGAAAAAGACCCACAAAAATGTCCTCTTGATGTAATACCTACTAATGGAGATGGATTTCTTGTATATCCCGGTAAGGATGGACCTCTAAACTCTATCCGCTGGGAGATAATTCGTGATGGGATTGAAGATTATGATTACTTAAACATATTCTCTCAGTTAATCAAAGAACTTAAAGACACCGGAAATAATCCTGAATTATTACAACAAGCAGAAAAAGTTTATAACTTCCATGAATTTTGCCCTGATTTAGTTAATTTTTCACGAAACCCCAATCTATTACTTTCAAAACGCATAGAAATAGCAGAATATATTGAACGAATGTTAAAAGCCCGCCAATCGGATAGAAGTATTAAAACATCCACCCCTGAAAAAATCATTCAGAATCCGACCCAATCTCAAAAACAAGGGGCTTCCCAATTACCCCAAAAGATAGAGACAAAGGTTCAAGATACTTCTATAGAAGTTAAGCCCATTCAACAAAACAAAACTATCATACCCCCAAAAACTACAACACAAAATCCTAAAAGCGTAGGTTTTAAAAAGAAACCAGACAACTAA
- a CDS encoding HDOD domain-containing protein, which produces MAMEELTKYTIESLLAETVTLPSLPASVQNILSLIENPNTKLADLSHAISLDPSISFKLLRLVNSAYYGLGQKVTSIEHAIVLLGTKVIRNLVVTATVFSQMGKMAKSMVIHSVAAGVAMDAVVSVGPLKEVFAKGDTGFVFGLLHDIGKMFLMEFLPKHWAGVCYCAKEGGYGSWIAIEQQIIGVDHAQIGGKISEEWKLSEDLCMAVLYHHEPWKVDDGRQRLICASLCAADYIVRASGLFAYEHELHPLQEEVWTMAGLNNRLLIDIINLYFDKHAFIEELMNYTGT; this is translated from the coding sequence ATGGCTATGGAAGAGTTAACAAAATATACAATTGAAAGTCTTTTGGCAGAAACAGTCACTCTTCCAAGTCTCCCTGCATCTGTTCAGAATATTTTATCGCTTATTGAAAATCCCAATACAAAACTTGCTGATTTATCCCATGCCATTTCATTAGACCCATCTATTTCATTCAAACTATTAAGATTGGTCAATTCGGCTTATTACGGTTTAGGACAGAAAGTTACCTCGATAGAACATGCAATTGTATTATTAGGAACTAAGGTTATTCGCAATTTAGTAGTTACGGCTACAGTTTTTTCTCAAATGGGGAAGATGGCAAAGAGTATGGTTATACATAGTGTTGCCGCAGGTGTTGCCATGGATGCTGTCGTGTCAGTGGGTCCATTGAAAGAAGTTTTTGCAAAGGGAGATACAGGGTTTGTGTTCGGTTTGCTTCATGATATAGGTAAAATGTTTTTGATGGAATTTTTACCTAAACATTGGGCTGGGGTTTGTTATTGCGCCAAGGAAGGGGGATATGGTTCCTGGATAGCGATAGAGCAACAAATTATTGGGGTTGACCATGCTCAAATAGGAGGGAAAATTTCAGAGGAATGGAAATTATCAGAGGATTTATGCATGGCTGTACTATATCATCATGAACCTTGGAAAGTTGATGATGGACGACAGCGCTTAATTTGTGCTTCCTTATGTGCTGCGGATTATATCGTTCGTGCCTCGGGACTTTTTGCTTATGAACATGAATTACATCCTTTGCAAGAGGAAGTATGGACAATGGCAGGTTTAAATAACAGGCTGTTAATTGATATTATCAATCTCTATTTTGATAAGCATGCATTTATAGAGGAATTGATGAACTACACAGGAACATAA